The following nucleotide sequence is from Deinococcus multiflagellatus.
ACTTGAGATTCCATATATGAGCATACTTTCATATATAGAGCCAAGCAAGAGGCCCAGAGCGCGTCTCCCTGGGCCGATCCTTTAAAACTTGACGAAGAAGGCGGTGAAGTACATCAGGGCGACCCCGACCGTAAAGCCGCCCAGGGTGGACCAGCCCACCAGGGGTGCACCCAGGGCCGCCGTGTTGCGCGCCACCAGGCGGCCCACCTCCCACACCACCTGCACGATGGCGCCCACCCCCACAGCTAAGAAAATCGTCGCCAACACCGGGTTGAACGCGAAGCCGCCCAGCCAGGTGCCCAGGATGGCGGGTCCACCAGCGATCAGCGCCAGCAGGGCAAACTGGCTCAGTTTTGGCTTCTGGCGCACCACCGGCGCCACGATACCCACACCTTCGGTGATGTTGTGTAGGGTGAACCCCAGAATCAGGAAGGTGCCCAGCGCCGCTTCTCCCAGCGCAAAGGCTGCGCCAATGGCAAGGCCTTCCCCGAGGTTGTGCAGCCCAATTCCCGTGGCGATGCGGTAGGACAGCCCCAGGGGCGCCTCCTCAGGCCGGCGTTTGCCGCCCAGGGCCAGCAGCACCCCCAGGGTCAACAGGGCGATCAGCAGCACAGCCGGCGTCCCCTGCCAGAAGGCGGGCAGCGCGGCCGCGAATTCCTGGGCGTCCAGGTAAGTACCCACTGCGAGGTAGACCAGCAGGCCCACCGTCAGGGCTAGGATGAAGTTCATGGCGCGTGCACTCAGGCGGCGCATCCAGGGAAACCACAGCATGCCCAGCAGCACCGGGATCACGCCCACGTACAACCCCACCAGCCCAAAGCGCACGAACAGATCCCGCCCCGGCTGAGGGGTCAACGTCGCCACTGGAATCTCCGCCTCGAACACAGTGCCCAGCGAGCTCAGCAGCGCCACCTTATGCGCCTCGCCCTCGACCCAGGGATAGGGAATGGTCAGCGTCGCAGTGCCCAGGCGGGGAATGGCCCCAGCGGGCCTGGCGGTAAACGACCAGAACGCGTCATCCACCATCACCTGTGGCAGGGTGACCGCCTGCGGACCGTCATTGACCACCTGCACCTGGATGACGCCGCGCTCAGGCAGGGTGACGCGGCCAATCTTGACCTGCTCGACAGGTGGACCCTGAAGGGCCTTCATGCCGCCGCCTGTGGCGACCAGATACGCGAGCACCGCCCCAAGCAGCAGCAAAGGAACAAGTGCCAGACCCCAGAGGCTGGCCCAGCGGCCGCCCCCCACGGCCGGCGCACTCACGACCGTCCTCCTGCAGCGCCCTGTAGGCTGCGCTTGTCCCACCCGGCATCGACGCCAGCCGCCTTCAGGGCCGCCGGATAGGCCTCTGGCTCGACCACCTGAAACGAGCCCATCCAGCCGAGTTCGGTGAACTCGCTGATGTGCGGGTGGAACATGAAGTTGCCCGTGAATTTGTACTTGAATTCCAGGATCCCGCGCTGGCCCTGGGCCTGCATGATGGTGTCCACGATGCGGCTGGTGGGCTCCAAGGTCGTGCCGGTGTCGTAGTAATTGAAGAAGTTCGCGTGCAGGTGAAACGAGTTGATCAGGTCAAATTCCAGGATGTTGATCAGGTAGATGCGGACCAGTTCGCCCTTCTGGACGGGAATGGGCCGCCGCGCGAACTCGAAGCCCACCGTGTTCACCGCGTAGATCTCATTGGCCCCGTCGAAGTTGGTGTCAAAGGCGTTTTGCACCATCACGAACTCGCGCGCGGGCGGCCGCCCGCCTTTAGGATCCACGATGAAGGCCCCGTACATGCCCTTGTGGATATGCCGTTTCAGGCTCGTGGCGTGGCAGTGGTACAGGTGGCAGCCAAACGGTTCGGCGTCGAACTCATAGACGAAGCGCCCGCCGGGCTGAATTTCACCAGGGCCGGCGCCCGGTACCCCGTCCATCTCGGCCGAGTGCACGCCGTGGAAGTGGATGGTGTGCGCGTGAATGGTCTGGTTGATAAAGGTGATGCGCAGCCGGTCGCCTTCCGTGCAGCGCAGGGTCGGCCCCGGCACGCGGCCGTTGTAGGTCCAGGCCGGGAAGAAGATGCCGGGGGCAATCTCGATCTCCTTGTCCTGCGCGATCATGGTGTACTCGCGCAGCGTCTGGCCATTCGGGAGGGTGCTGACCTTGCCCCAGTCCCAGTCCGTGAGCATCGCCATGGGGTCAAAGCCGTTGCGCTTGTGGTTGACCGTGCCGACCATCAGGTTGTTGCCGTGCCCGGCGTGAGCGGAAGTGGTCGGCGCCGGGCTGGCCGCGGCGGCTCCACTGTGGCTAGCGGGGTGCGACCCACGCTGCCCCAGCGCCACGCTGCCCGCCAGGGCCGCGGCGCCGCCTGCCCCTACCCGCAGCACGTCCCGCCGGGACAGCAGGGACCGCCACCAGCTCACCGCGTCACCGCTGGATGACCGACCAATCTGAATTTTATGTTCAACATAATTGAGTATTAGTCTCGCCTAAAATATTGTCAAGGCGTGCCATACTTTTCGCATGCCCGGGCACACCTTCTCCCCGTCCGTGGAGGACTATCTCAAGCAGATGTACCTGCTCGGGCAGGACAGCAATGTGTCCACCCAGGCCCTGGCCGATGCCCACGGCGTGAACCCGGCCAGCGTGACAGCCATGCTGCGCCGCCTCACCGAGCGGGGCCTGGTGAGTCACGTGCCCTACCGCGGCGCGCACCTCACCCCTGCAGGCGTGCGCGCCGCCCGCGACGTGCTGCGGCGCCACACGCTGCTGGAACTGTACCTGCATGAGGCCCTGGGCTACCCCCTCAGTGAAGTGCATGAGGAGGCCGAGCGTCTGGAGCACGTGATGAGTGAAGGGCTTGAAGCGCGGGTCACCGAGTGGCTGGGACATCCCGCCATTGATCCGCACGGTGACGCCATCCCGGGCAGTGACGGCCACCCAGCAACCGGGTCCGGACGTCGCCTCACAGACGCGCCACTGGCCATCATGGCCCGCATCATTCAGCTTCCCCGTCAGCCTCAGGCGGCGCAGGCCCTCAACGCCCACGCCCTGAGTGCAGGCGTCAGGGTCGCGGTGCTGGCGCGCTGTCCAGGCCTGGGCACCCTGACCGTTCAGGCAGAGGGCGCAGGCCAGCCCGTGGTCCTGGCTGAAACCGTGGCCCGCCGCATCTGTGTCACCCTCACGTAAAGCGGCGTGCCCTCACCACGAAGCACCGGACGGCGAAGAAGTCGTCCGGTGCCTGCTGCGCTCTACTGGCCTTTCAGCCGGGGATCAACGCTCAGGGGCTCGCAGCGAAGCAGCTGAACCGCCGAGGCAATCTCCGGATGCCGCGCATTGATGAGGTAATTCGCCTGCCCAGGACCATAGACCGTCAGGGGCAGGATGACCGAAGGCACCCGCAGCACGGGTGAACTGCCCAGGTCATACCACTCGTCCCCAATCATCTGCGTGGCCGGGCTCAGAGGGTGGGCATTCCAGTGTGCAGGCAGCGCAGACGCGGGCAGCTCGGCGATGGCGTCAGGATCCACGGCGAGCGTGACATGCCCGTGGGGCACACGCTGAAGCACGTCACTGTCGACATGCACGATGACTTCCAGCAGGGCTTGCCCCAGGGTGTCGCTGGCGTAAATGATGCGCCGGTCGACCTCAAGCGCGGGGTCGGCACTGTTATAGCGGCCGCCGAATTTCGCGGCGCCGAAGCCATGGTCGGTGAGAAGGGGTTGGGTGGCGTACTGCAATTTACTGACGCGGTGGAGGGTCAGGGTCACGTGTAGACTCCGTGCTCAAGCCTGCTCAGCACGGTCGTCACGTACTCGGCGCCTTCGGGAAGAAGGGCAAACTGAAGGGGGGTGCGGTGGCCAAACGTGGCGCGCGGTGTCTGCAGCCAGGCGTGGGCGGCGTCCTTGTGCTCGAAGTACCGCTCAGCGGCTTCGGTCACCCGGGCCAGGTGGTACAGGTGCGTGCTGACGTCCGCGCTGAGCGCGCGGCCGGCGCGCCGGTAGCTGTGGTACGTGCTGCTGCTCAGCCCCAGCAGCGACAGGGTCTCGGCCAGGCTCAACCCGATGTACTTGCCCAGCCGCTCGACAGTGGCCGGAGTCAAGCCAGCATGAACCGCTTCACCAAGATCCAAGAGGTTGGTGGCCTTCAGCCCGAGCAGTGAAGTTCCGGGCAGTGCAGGGGGGATGCGGGTGGGCGTAAACGTCTGTGTCATGTTGTCAGCCTTCGGGGCGAGGAGAGATCAGGCCGCTCTAGGCGGCTGGTCTCAACTGCGAGCAAACCCCCGTACCAGACGGAGACTTACCTGCCGGGAAGCGAACCAGGTCGGTGTTACCAGAACACGGACATGGTGACCATGCCGCCTGGTGGGCACAGTGGGCTTGCGGTCTGTTCGTGGGCTTTTTAGAGCTTTCAAACCCTGACACCAGGTCAGGTGACCGGCACTGCTGGCGAGAGGTCCAGGGGTCTCTCGACTGGCAAGAACACCAGTAACTCCAGAATAGCATTCTCAAAATGCAGAAATGTAATAGTCCAAATCAGCTCTCACAGGCCAGCTGGAGAACGCTGTATGAACCCAGCAGCCGGTCTGGCCGCCCACGCCACCCGATCTCATCTCCCGCCAGACACGGTCACCTGTTTTCTCTAACATCTGAATGTATATTCATATATGCTGATGGTATGACCGTGACCCCTGATGACCCGGCCGCCCCTCTCGACGTCATCGTGATCGGCGGCGGCCAGGCCGGGCTTGCGGCTGGATACCACCTGCAGCGCTCGGGCCTCACTTTCCGCATCCTCGACGCGAACACCAGTACAGGAGACAGCTGGCGTACGCGCTACGACACCCTCATGCTCTTCACCCCCGCCAAACGCAACGCCCTGCCCGGCCTGCCCTTTCCCGGCGACCCTGAGCACTACCCCACCAAGGACGAGGTCGCCGACTACCTGAACGCCTACGTTCAGGCTTTTCACCTTCCCGTGGAGCACGCCTCCCCCGTCCTGCAGGTGCAGACCACACCCGCTGGATTCACCGTCACCACACTGCAGACCCACTGGACCGCCCGCGCGGTCGTGGTGGCGACCGGCCCCTTTCAGACCCCGCACACGCCTGCCTTCGCCCGCACCCTCGCACCTGACGTGGTCCAGTTGCACAGCAGCGCTTACCGGAGGCCCACCGACCTCCCTCCCGGCCGCGTGGTGGTGGTCGGTTCCGGCAATTCCGGCGCCCAGATCGCCCAGGAACTGAGCCGCACCCACATGGTGACCGTCGCGCAGGGCCGCCCTCAACCTGCCCTACCACAGCGCCTGCTGGGCCGCGACATCTTTGACGTGCTCAGCACCCTGGGTCTGCTGGATGTGAGCGCCGCTTCGCCCCTGGGCCGCGCTCTGCAACGCCGGGACCCCGTGATTGGCACGAACCTGAAGCGCCTGAGCCGGGCGGGACAGCTCCAGCTCGCGTCCCGGATCGTGGACACGGCCGGCCAGGCCCTCATGACCCAGAACGGCCAACGCCTGGAGACCGAGGGCGTGGTCTGGGCCACCGGGTTCCGCCCGAACTACCGCTGGCTGGATGTGGGCGTGCTGGATGAACATGGCTTTCCTATTCACGATGGCGGT
It contains:
- a CDS encoding ZIP family metal transporter; the encoded protein is MSAPAVGGGRWASLWGLALVPLLLLGAVLAYLVATGGGMKALQGPPVEQVKIGRVTLPERGVIQVQVVNDGPQAVTLPQVMVDDAFWSFTARPAGAIPRLGTATLTIPYPWVEGEAHKVALLSSLGTVFEAEIPVATLTPQPGRDLFVRFGLVGLYVGVIPVLLGMLWFPWMRRLSARAMNFILALTVGLLVYLAVGTYLDAQEFAAALPAFWQGTPAVLLIALLTLGVLLALGGKRRPEEAPLGLSYRIATGIGLHNLGEGLAIGAAFALGEAALGTFLILGFTLHNITEGVGIVAPVVRQKPKLSQFALLALIAGGPAILGTWLGGFAFNPVLATIFLAVGVGAIVQVVWEVGRLVARNTAALGAPLVGWSTLGGFTVGVALMYFTAFFVKF
- a CDS encoding multicopper oxidase domain-containing protein gives rise to the protein MSWWRSLLSRRDVLRVGAGGAAALAGSVALGQRGSHPASHSGAAAASPAPTTSAHAGHGNNLMVGTVNHKRNGFDPMAMLTDWDWGKVSTLPNGQTLREYTMIAQDKEIEIAPGIFFPAWTYNGRVPGPTLRCTEGDRLRITFINQTIHAHTIHFHGVHSAEMDGVPGAGPGEIQPGGRFVYEFDAEPFGCHLYHCHATSLKRHIHKGMYGAFIVDPKGGRPPAREFVMVQNAFDTNFDGANEIYAVNTVGFEFARRPIPVQKGELVRIYLINILEFDLINSFHLHANFFNYYDTGTTLEPTSRIVDTIMQAQGQRGILEFKYKFTGNFMFHPHISEFTELGWMGSFQVVEPEAYPAALKAAGVDAGWDKRSLQGAAGGRS
- a CDS encoding metal-dependent transcriptional regulator, whose protein sequence is MPGHTFSPSVEDYLKQMYLLGQDSNVSTQALADAHGVNPASVTAMLRRLTERGLVSHVPYRGAHLTPAGVRAARDVLRRHTLLELYLHEALGYPLSEVHEEAERLEHVMSEGLEARVTEWLGHPAIDPHGDAIPGSDGHPATGSGRRLTDAPLAIMARIIQLPRQPQAAQALNAHALSAGVRVAVLARCPGLGTLTVQAEGAGQPVVLAETVARRICVTLT
- a CDS encoding RES family NAD+ phosphorylase, with product MTLTLHRVSKLQYATQPLLTDHGFGAAKFGGRYNSADPALEVDRRIIYASDTLGQALLEVIVHVDSDVLQRVPHGHVTLAVDPDAIAELPASALPAHWNAHPLSPATQMIGDEWYDLGSSPVLRVPSVILPLTVYGPGQANYLINARHPEIASAVQLLRCEPLSVDPRLKGQ
- the parS gene encoding type II RES/Xre toxin-antitoxin system antitoxin, with protein sequence MTQTFTPTRIPPALPGTSLLGLKATNLLDLGEAVHAGLTPATVERLGKYIGLSLAETLSLLGLSSSTYHSYRRAGRALSADVSTHLYHLARVTEAAERYFEHKDAAHAWLQTPRATFGHRTPLQFALLPEGAEYVTTVLSRLEHGVYT
- a CDS encoding flavin-containing monooxygenase, translating into MTVTPDDPAAPLDVIVIGGGQAGLAAGYHLQRSGLTFRILDANTSTGDSWRTRYDTLMLFTPAKRNALPGLPFPGDPEHYPTKDEVADYLNAYVQAFHLPVEHASPVLQVQTTPAGFTVTTLQTHWTARAVVVATGPFQTPHTPAFARTLAPDVVQLHSSAYRRPTDLPPGRVVVVGSGNSGAQIAQELSRTHMVTVAQGRPQPALPQRLLGRDIFDVLSTLGLLDVSAASPLGRALQRRDPVIGTNLKRLSRAGQLQLASRIVDTAGQALMTQNGQRLETEGVVWATGFRPNYRWLDVGVLDEHGFPIHDGGVTRVPGVFFLGLPWQRTRSSALLGGVGQDAQRLVQGHLA